The following are encoded in a window of Vicugna pacos chromosome 2, VicPac4, whole genome shotgun sequence genomic DNA:
- the LOC102536543 gene encoding cytochrome c oxidase subunit 6B1-like — protein sequence MAEDIKTKIKNYQIAPFDSRFPNQNQTRNCWQNYLDFHGCEKAMTAKGGDVSLCEWYRRVYKSLCPISWVTTWDERWAEGTFPGKI from the coding sequence ATGGCAGAAGACATCAAGACCAAAATCAAGAACTATCAGATTGCCCCTTTTGACAGCCGCTTCCCCAACCAGAACCAGACCAGGAACTGCTGGCAGAACTACCTGGACTTCCATGGCTGTGAGAAGGCAATGACTGCTAAAGGGGGTGATGTCTCCCTGTGCGAATGGTACCGGCGTGTGTACAAGTCCCTCTGCCCCATATCCTGGGTGACGACCTGGGATGAACGCTGGGCAGAAGGCACGTTTCCTGGGAAGATCTGA